Below is a window of Methylosinus sp. PW1 DNA.
CACAGCGCCGACATTGGTGACGCTGCCGACATAATGGACCGGCGGCGCGCCGCTCTCATCCTCGAAGAGGCAATCGACCGTCCGCTCCTCGACGACGATGGCGATCTTGTCGCCGGAGAGCTTGCATTCCAGCACGCCGGCGCGGCCATGCGCCGAGGCGGAGACCGGCGCGAGCGTCGCCAACAGAGCCGCGACGCCGACCGGCGCCGCCGCCACGCGAAAGAGCGTCTTCAGATAATTCGTCATAGCCACCTCCCAATTTTCGCCGCTCCCCCCGCCCTCAGCGGGACGATATGCGCGGCGCTTTCGAAAGCCCGTCTTGTGCTTCGCCGTCACATAAGGACAGCGACGGCGCTCTGAAAGTGCGCCCCCGCACAAGGCCGCGCTCGCCCTTGCGGCGCAGGCTTTTTCATCCGATCTTAGCGGCCGGGGCGGGAGCGATCGGAGAGGAAAAGCAAGCGTGTCGCAGGGACTTCCCGTCGTGATCGAGCGGCCGATGACGGAGGCCGACCGCGCCGCCCTGCAAGCGGCCGTCGAAATTCTGGAGCGCGAGAGCTTCGCCCAGCGGCTCACCGCGCTCGCCGGACGGCAGATCGGCTTCGCCGGCCGCATCATTCCCACAGCCTTGCAGGAAGTGGCAGCGAGCGCGACCCGCCGCGGCATCAAATCGGCCCTGCGCGTCGCCATCTCGAGCCTCGATCCCGCCGCCCCGGCGCGCGACGCCTCGCGGCTGCATCTACGCCTCGCCGCGGCGAGCGGCGCGATCGGCGGCGCCATCGGCCTCGCCAGCCTGCCGATCGAGCTGCCGGTCTCCACCGTCATCATGCTGCGTTCGATCGCCGACATCGCCCGCAGCGAGGGCGAGGACCTCGCCGCCCCGGAGGCGACGATCGCCTGTCTCCAGGTCTTCGCGCTCGGCGGCCATGCGGAGGAAGGCAATCTCCTCGAGGGCGGCTATCTCGCCATTCGCGGCCTGCTCGCCAAAACGGTGAGCGACGCCGCGCATTATGTCGCCGCGACCGCCGTCGCCGACGAGACGGCGCCCGTGCTGGCGCGGCTCATCGCGCAAATTTCGACGCGCTTCGGAGTCGTCGTCTCGCAAAAGGCGGCGGCGCAGGCGACGCCCATTCTCGGCGCTCTGGGCGGCGCGGCGGTCAATATCGCCTTCACACGGCATTTCCAATCGCTGGCGCGCGGACACTTCACCGTGCGGCGATTGGAGCGCGCCTATGGCCGCGAGATCGTCTTTGGCGAATATGCGCGCATCGCGGGGCGCGCGTGAGGAGCTGATAGCGAGTAGCGAATAGCGAGTAGAGCTTCTTACTATTCGTTACTCTCTATTCGCTACTTGGCCACCTCCGCCGGGTGCAGCGCGCGCCAGAGATTTTCCACCTGGCTCAGCGTGCCGATATTGGCCTCGTTCTCCTCGAGCAGAATAGCGTCGGCCTCTTCCGCGCTGGCGCGCAGCTCAGCGAGATCGGCCGGCCGCCGCTCGCCATTGCCGGTCTCGCCGGGCGCGGTGTGATAGCGCACGAGATCGAAGTCGTCATTGGCGAGCCGCATGGAGAACCAATAATCGATCTGCGGCGGACACGGCGCCTGCGCGAGAGAAACAATGATCTCGCGCACGAAGCTGCCGCCGAGCGCGAGCAGCTTTGGCGTGCGCGCACATTGGGCTTTCGCATCGGGCGCGCGCAGAATGGTCGCCACTGGATAATGCGGATCGGGCCAGAGAAGATTGAGCAGATCGAGCAGATCGCGATCCGTTCCCATGGCGACATTGTCGCGGCGCCAATCGAAATCGAAGAGGCCGAGGCCCGCCTCCTCGCCGATGAGACGCGTCGCCTCGCGCGTCGCCAGCGCAGCGCCGAGCAGATTCCAATGCGTGCCGCCGCGCGGAAAGAAATCGATGTCGAAATCCTTTTTGCGCGCCTCGAGCAGCGCCGGCGAATCGACGAAGCGCAACCCGCGCGCCTCTAGCGCTGCGCGATAGGGCGCGAGCTTGTCGATCGTTCCGCGCGCCTGCGCCGGGCATTTCATCCCGGCGGGAAAATATTGCGGATATTGCGAGGCCTTGGACGGCGAGATCACATAGGCGAAGCCTTTTCCGCGCGCATGGGCGGCGGCCTCATTCTCGGCGACGCGCTGCGCCCAGCGCGCCAACGTCGTCTCGCTCGGCGGCGCGCCGCGCCGGCAGAATTCATCGATATAGAAACGCTCGAACAATTGCGCGTCGCGCCCGATGACGAGGCCGCTCGCGCCGGAGGCGCCGAACAGCGAATAGAGCAGCTGATTGCGCGCGCGCACCGCAAAGGGAAACACCGGCAACGATTGCGCGAGATTGTCGGAGAAGCTCTTCTGCGTCTCGCCGGAGAGGATTTTCTCGAGCGAAACCTGCGTCGGCGCCGGCTTGGCGACGCCGGCGAGCGGATTTGCGCTGCGCAGCCGCAATTTCGGATAGTCGCGCTCGACTGCGTAATTCCACAGGCTCGCGAGAAAGAAGAACAGGACGGCGCCGGCGGCGGCGTAGAGGGGCCAGCGATGCAGGAGCGTGCGGCGCATCGTTCAGAACCGGAAATAGATGAAGGGCTTGAACGGATCGGCGAGGCCCTTGCCGACGGCGCAGACGAAGAGCAGCGCCAGAACAGCGTTGAGCGCGAAGGCGTGACGCTGCGCCAGCAGGCTCGAGGAGAGCCTGTCGCCGAAGGAGAGATAGAGCCGCTGCGAAAGACAGATCGCCGCCGCAATGGCGAGCGCGACGAAGTGATAGGCGGGAATAGCGACCGGCTCGGCGCCGTCCGCGAAAGGCCGCGCCATTGCGAGATAGAAGGCGCCCGCCTGCTCCAGCGACGAAGCGCGAAACACGGTCCAGCCGATCGTCACGACGATGAAAGTGAGGAGATTGGCGAGGAAGACCGGGCGGCGCTTCAGCCAATCGAGCAGGAACAGCCGATCGAGCACCAGGAAGAGGCCATTATAGGCGCCCCAGGCGACATAGGTCCAAGCTGCGCCGTGCCACAGGCCCGAGGCGAGGAAGCAGAGCCAGAGATTGACCTGCGTGCGCGTTTCGCCGCGCCGATTGCCGCCGAGCGGAATGTAGAGATAGTCGCGGATCCAGGAGGTGAGCGACATGTGCCAACGGCGCCAGAATTCGGTGACGCTCGCCGCCACATAGGGCATGTCGAAATTCTCCTGCA
It encodes the following:
- a CDS encoding EcsC family protein, which encodes MTEADRAALQAAVEILERESFAQRLTALAGRQIGFAGRIIPTALQEVAASATRRGIKSALRVAISSLDPAAPARDASRLHLRLAAASGAIGGAIGLASLPIELPVSTVIMLRSIADIARSEGEDLAAPEATIACLQVFALGGHAEEGNLLEGGYLAIRGLLAKTVSDAAHYVAATAVADETAPVLARLIAQISTRFGVVVSQKAAAQATPILGALGGAAVNIAFTRHFQSLARGHFTVRRLERAYGREIVFGEYARIAGRA
- a CDS encoding alginate O-acetyltransferase, which encodes MRRTLLHRWPLYAAAGAVLFFFLASLWNYAVERDYPKLRLRSANPLAGVAKPAPTQVSLEKILSGETQKSFSDNLAQSLPVFPFAVRARNQLLYSLFGASGASGLVIGRDAQLFERFYIDEFCRRGAPPSETTLARWAQRVAENEAAAHARGKGFAYVISPSKASQYPQYFPAGMKCPAQARGTIDKLAPYRAALEARGLRFVDSPALLEARKKDFDIDFFPRGGTHWNLLGAALATREATRLIGEEAGLGLFDFDWRRDNVAMGTDRDLLDLLNLLWPDPHYPVATILRAPDAKAQCARTPKLLALGGSFVREIIVSLAQAPCPPQIDYWFSMRLANDDFDLVRYHTAPGETGNGERRPADLAELRASAEEADAILLEENEANIGTLSQVENLWRALHPAEVAK